Genomic segment of Staphylococcus muscae:
TAGCGATATCTTCTACATGAATTGTACGAAAAATGCTTTACTTCCTATTGCATTAGATAAAGCCACGCGTGAAACATTAGCCCAAGAATCAACACTAACAATTGACTTGCCTAAACAACAAATAAAAACGTCACATCAAACATTCAGCTTCGATATTGACGATACGTGGAAATACAAATTAGTTAATGGACTGGATGATATAGCGATGACATTACAATATGAATCACAAATCACAGAATATGAACAACAACATTAAGGAGTGAATAAGATGACTGTCCAAACACAAACTGTCACTGCAAAAGATGTGGATGATGCATTTTTACGCATACAACAAACGGTAAAACAAACACCTTTGGAAAAGGATCATTACCTATCCATGAAATATGACTGCAATGTCTATTTGAAACGAGAAGATTTGCAGTGGGTACGTTCATTCAAATTGAGAGGTGCTTACAACGCTATCTCTGTATTACCACATGAACAACAAGAGAAAGGCATCACTTGCGCCAGTGCAGGTAATCACGCACAAGGTGTCGCTTTTACAGCACGTCAACTCAACTTACATGCCGTTATTTTCATGCCGGTTACTACTCCAAATCAAAAAGTAAGCCAAGTACAATTTTTTGGCGGAGATAACGTCGAAATCCAACTTGTGGGCGATACATTTGATGATTGTCTCAAAGAAGCACTTGCCTATACTGATGAGCATGCTATGACATTCATTGATCCATTCAACAACATCCATACGATTGCTGGTCAAGGAACACTTGCCAAAGAAATCCTACAATCAGCCAATGAAGAAAATATAACATTCGATTATGCATTTGGCGCAATTGGTGGTGGCGGTTTGATGTCTGGTGTCGCAACATACTTTGCACAAAACAGTCCATCCACCCAACTCATCGGTGTAGAGCCATTAGGTGCAAGCAGCATGTATGAAGCTGTGAAACAACAACAAGTTGTCACGTTACCAAATATCGATAAGTTTGTGGATGGCGCTTCCGTCGCACGTGTAGGAGATATCACATTCAATGTTTGTAACCATCTCTTACATGATTATGTTCAAATTGATGAAGGTGCTGTTTGTTCAACCATTCTAGATATGTACTCTAAGCAAGCCATCGTCGCAGAACCTGCCGGCGCATTGAGTATCAGTGCCTTAGAACCATACCGCGAACAAATTAAAGGAAAAAACGTCGTATGT
This window contains:
- the ilvA gene encoding threonine ammonia-lyase IlvA, whose amino-acid sequence is MTVQTQTVTAKDVDDAFLRIQQTVKQTPLEKDHYLSMKYDCNVYLKREDLQWVRSFKLRGAYNAISVLPHEQQEKGITCASAGNHAQGVAFTARQLNLHAVIFMPVTTPNQKVSQVQFFGGDNVEIQLVGDTFDDCLKEALAYTDEHAMTFIDPFNNIHTIAGQGTLAKEILQSANEENITFDYAFGAIGGGGLMSGVATYFAQNSPSTQLIGVEPLGASSMYEAVKQQQVVTLPNIDKFVDGASVARVGDITFNVCNHLLHDYVQIDEGAVCSTILDMYSKQAIVAEPAGALSISALEPYREQIKGKNVVCIISGGNNDINRMKEIEERSLLYEEMKHYFILNFPQRPGALRQFVNDVLGPKDDITKFEYLKKSSQNTGTVIIGIQLQNHQDLQQLINNVDGFDPKNIYINENKMLYSLLI